A portion of the Cyanobium sp. PCC 7001 genome contains these proteins:
- the psbA gene encoding photosystem II q(b) protein: MTTTLQQRSGASSWQQFCEWVTSTNNRLYVGWFGVLMIPTLLAATICFIVAFIAAPPVDIDGIREPVAGSLIYGNNIISGAVVPSSNAIGLHFYPIWEAASLDEWLYNGGPYQLVVFHFLIGVFCYMGREWELSYRLGMRPWICVAYSAPVAAASAVFLVYPFGQGSFSDGMPLGISGTFNFMLVFQAEHNILMHPFHMLGVAGVFGGSLFSAMHGSLVTSSLVRETTESESQNYGYKFGQEEETYNIVAAHGYFGRLIFQYASFNNSRSLHFFLAAWPVVGIWFTALGVSTMAFNLNGFNFNQSILDGQGRVVNTWADVLNRANLGMEVMHERNAHNFPLDLAAAEATPVALTAPAIG, encoded by the coding sequence ATGACCACCACTCTCCAGCAGCGCTCCGGCGCCTCCAGCTGGCAGCAGTTCTGCGAGTGGGTCACCTCCACCAACAACCGCCTCTACGTGGGCTGGTTCGGTGTGCTGATGATCCCCACCCTGCTGGCTGCCACCATCTGCTTCATCGTGGCGTTCATCGCCGCTCCTCCCGTCGACATCGACGGCATCCGTGAGCCCGTGGCCGGCTCGCTGATCTACGGCAACAACATCATCTCCGGTGCTGTTGTGCCCTCCAGCAACGCCATCGGCCTGCACTTCTATCCCATCTGGGAAGCCGCCTCTCTCGATGAGTGGCTGTACAACGGCGGTCCGTACCAGCTGGTTGTCTTCCACTTCCTGATCGGCGTCTTCTGCTACATGGGCCGCGAGTGGGAACTCTCCTACCGCCTCGGCATGCGCCCCTGGATCTGCGTCGCCTACAGCGCCCCCGTGGCTGCTGCCAGCGCCGTGTTCCTGGTGTACCCCTTCGGTCAGGGCTCCTTCTCCGACGGCATGCCCCTCGGCATCAGCGGCACCTTCAACTTCATGCTGGTGTTCCAGGCTGAGCACAACATCCTGATGCACCCCTTCCACATGCTGGGTGTGGCCGGTGTGTTCGGCGGCAGCCTGTTCTCCGCCATGCACGGCTCGCTGGTGACCTCCTCGCTGGTGCGTGAGACCACCGAGAGCGAGAGCCAGAACTACGGCTACAAGTTCGGTCAGGAGGAAGAGACCTACAACATCGTGGCTGCCCACGGTTACTTCGGTCGCCTGATCTTTCAATACGCCAGCTTCAACAACAGCCGCAGCCTGCACTTCTTCCTGGCTGCCTGGCCGGTGGTCGGCATCTGGTTCACCGCCCTGGGCGTGAGCACGATGGCCTTCAACCTGAACGGTTTCAACTTCAACCAGTCGATCCTCGACGGCCAGGGCCGTGTGGTGAACACCTGGGCCGATGTGCTGAACCGCGCCAACCTGGGCATGGAAGTGATGCACGAGCGCAACGCTCACAACTTCCCGCTCGACCTGGCGGCTGCCGAAGCCACCCCCGTGGCGCTGACCGCTCCGGCGATCGGCTGA
- a CDS encoding cupin domain-containing protein, with product MACWPDPDHASAEELVDQLQLAPHPEGGWYRELHRSVAQVRREDGELRSALTHIVYLLAAGGLSRWHRVRGSDELWQFVAGDPLELWTLPPEGGEAQAHCLAPPALAHAGAQGGGDDGVADAGSGAIASVHVVPAGWWQAARAPGRWTLVSCVVAPGFAFEDFDLLRELPAWQHPPGAVAALL from the coding sequence ATGGCTTGTTGGCCCGATCCCGACCACGCCAGCGCCGAGGAGCTCGTGGACCAGCTGCAGCTGGCGCCTCATCCGGAGGGAGGCTGGTACCGCGAGCTGCACCGGAGCGTCGCCCAGGTGCGCCGCGAGGACGGGGAGCTGCGCTCGGCGCTCACCCACATCGTCTACCTGCTGGCCGCAGGTGGGCTGAGCCGCTGGCACCGCGTCCGCGGCAGTGATGAGCTCTGGCAGTTCGTCGCCGGGGACCCCCTGGAGCTCTGGACCCTGCCACCGGAGGGAGGGGAGGCCCAGGCCCATTGCCTTGCCCCTCCGGCACTGGCCCACGCTGGCGCTCAAGGCGGGGGCGATGACGGCGTTGCTGATGCCGGCAGTGGCGCGATCGCGTCAGTGCATGTGGTGCCGGCAGGCTGGTGGCAGGCTGCCCGGGCACCCGGCCGCTGGACGCTGGTGAGCTGTGTGGTGGCCCCAGGCTTTGCTTTTGAGGACTTCGATCTGCTCCGTGAACTGCCGGCCTGGCAGCATCCACCTGGTGCGGTGGCTGCGTTGCTCTGA
- a CDS encoding DUF3493 domain-containing protein, producing MGQQPRPLDPDLRARLLQEARTPWRGLRRALWLALAGSGAAGLAVMALRGASGDTVASGDLLIQLGAVALFGSLLWFDRNRSPLVERD from the coding sequence ATGGGACAGCAGCCTCGCCCTCTCGATCCAGACCTGCGGGCGCGCCTGCTTCAGGAGGCACGCACACCCTGGCGAGGATTGCGCCGGGCCCTCTGGTTGGCGTTGGCGGGTTCCGGTGCGGCGGGGCTGGCGGTGATGGCGCTGCGGGGAGCTTCCGGCGACACGGTGGCGTCAGGGGATCTGCTCATCCAGCTCGGGGCCGTTGCCCTCTTCGGCAGCCTGCTCTGGTTCGATCGGAACCGCTCCCCCCTGGTCGAGCGGGACTGA
- a CDS encoding low-complexity tail membrane protein, with product MTPRSEPLLWLQLIALGAIPLELLLLLLLLAGADPGPLPGLERLLLWGLGVLAPALLFWQRPPDCCSLLLIQVPIRGRSQLQRRLSRLQESWAPKLLAVLGAALLLPVLWSVDSHAAFATRFSPLHSSNRFIALLLSLPLLTVLLWQWQQLMQALWLLTRPANQTEATEPMSPEELGERRLCLGLPLLLLDPLVIEAAARPRPGPPQEQPSQQSAAVESPQGEPVTPEAPTEMPTEMPTEMPSAEDAAVEPPAVEEPAVEEPAGSDPSGFEEPGTGEPEQPAAAPVPSTAGSSDANSTQPSVPLDQGGAVPIEPEQAAEEGNGPELDEQIP from the coding sequence GTGACACCCCGCAGCGAGCCCCTGCTCTGGCTACAGCTCATCGCTCTCGGGGCCATTCCCCTTGAGCTGCTGCTGCTGCTCCTGCTGCTGGCCGGGGCCGACCCCGGGCCATTGCCGGGGCTGGAGCGCCTGCTGCTGTGGGGGCTCGGTGTGCTGGCGCCCGCCCTGCTGTTCTGGCAACGGCCACCGGACTGCTGCTCGCTGTTGCTGATCCAGGTGCCGATCCGGGGCCGCAGCCAGCTGCAGCGACGGCTTTCGCGCCTTCAGGAGAGCTGGGCTCCGAAGCTCCTGGCCGTGCTCGGGGCGGCGCTGCTGCTGCCCGTGCTGTGGTCAGTGGACAGCCATGCCGCCTTCGCCACACGGTTCTCCCCCCTCCACAGCAGCAACCGCTTCATCGCGCTGCTGCTCAGCCTGCCCCTGCTCACCGTGCTCCTCTGGCAGTGGCAGCAGCTGATGCAGGCCCTGTGGCTGCTCACCCGCCCGGCCAACCAGACGGAAGCCACCGAACCGATGAGCCCTGAGGAGCTCGGGGAGCGGCGCCTCTGCCTGGGCTTGCCGCTGCTGCTGCTGGATCCCCTGGTCATCGAAGCCGCTGCCCGGCCTCGGCCAGGCCCCCCGCAGGAGCAGCCTTCCCAGCAATCCGCAGCCGTCGAGAGTCCCCAGGGGGAACCGGTCACGCCGGAGGCCCCGACGGAGATGCCTACGGAAATGCCTACGGAGATGCCCTCGGCCGAGGACGCCGCGGTTGAGCCACCAGCGGTTGAAGAACCAGCGGTTGAGGAACCGGCGGGTTCAGACCCGTCAGGTTTCGAGGAACCAGGTACGGGAGAACCTGAGCAGCCTGCAGCCGCTCCCGTCCCCTCCACCGCCGGCTCCAGCGACGCCAACAGCACGCAGCCATCAGTCCCGCTCGACCAGGGGGGAGCGGTTCCGATCGAACCAGAGCAGGCTGCCGAAGAGGGCAACGGCCCCGAGCTGGATGAGCAGATCCCCTGA